A stretch of DNA from Cannabis sativa cultivar Pink pepper isolate KNU-18-1 chromosome X, ASM2916894v1, whole genome shotgun sequence:
cttaacaaaccacataaaaattaactgtaaaataacaaaaaataactacAAGCaaccaaaaataacaaaataatgaCCCAATTGCAATATGCAAAACAAAATCAACTCATCAATATACTTTTGTATTATGAAATTTTTTCACTTAGTTTTAACaacttgatttatttttttatactacattatttttcttttcatagaATTTGTTGTTACAACTTCATACTTtcaacttttctttttctattttcttttttgagTTAGTGACAGTTAAgatgataattaattttttaaaaattaaataaacaattacattaataatagaaataataaaattttatgattttaaaatgGGATATATAATTAATAGGTGAATAATTAATATGTCAATATCTACTACTGCACATTGTgtcaattgaaaaataaaaaaccttatcattgtattttaataaaaaaaaatgtgtcaaaaaaaaataaactaaatatatGTATCTAAACTACAAAGCAACACACAtgcaactaaaaaaaattatcaagaagaaacaaaaaatatatgccATGAAAAAATACACATGAataaaaaacaactaaaaattaacttttgaacaaaaaatattctaaaaaccacttaaaaataacataaaactaacaaaataaatgcacaaatatacaataaaaaaattaggtggaataaactaaaaatatacaccataattgtttgtatttttttaaaaaaaataataataaaataaaattttataagagaATAAAAAAGTGTTagaatataaaaatgtacatttattatatataaatacaaaaatttagtatggagagagagagagagagagagagagagagagagagagagagagagagagagagagagagagagagagagagagagttggaaaagaaaaaaagataaataaaaaaagaagagaaaaaaaaggtaaaaataaagaagtcagctaagaaaaaaaaaagttaacttTAATTTCCAAATCATAACGAGTTAGGTTCTATGAAACTCTTCCACTACGATGTAGTATTGTGGGTTTCTGATGAGAACAAGAGTGGTACTCTCCTCTTTGTTTTAATACGAATTACACTGGTTCAACAAAGAGAGTGACTTCATCATCTACACTTGTAGAAGATGATGAAATATATACTAGAATCAATTTTGAAAGTTTATCTTCTACTACAACATTTCTAAATTATTTGGAATTTGAGGATATAGCCATAttctataaaattaaaatttttagaaGCAAACAATTTCTTGTTTGCTTGACTATTACATAGTGCATCTCAAATCTAATTAGAATAGTTAATAGGCATGCAAATCATAGTTTTATGTTCTTAGCTTTCATTCCATATTTCTAAGGACATGAGTAAGTCACCCTTAGATTTTGTTAATGACATAAACTAATAGAATTAAAATTGTTTAAACATTCTAAAAGTGTTTAGGGAATAGACTATGGgatgatattgaaaatatcaTTTGATCTCTCTAAGGCATATTCAAGACTCTAGAAATGgagtaactaatcattaaccCTACCATAAATATGCAATACTAACGTTTACCAGGGGTATAATGTACATAATtgttaatctaaaaaaaattccCTGATGACGTGGGCATTAATATTTGACATGTGGCAAAAAAGATAGCATTTCAAAATTGAGTAGTCACGAGTCATAGTAGTCGACCTGGGAGGGATCCCTAGCCCTGTGCCTAGGTTGACTCTAGGAACTCCAGAATGTGTGTTCAGATCCCCCTAAGTTGTTTCTAACTCACCATCTTTTAGTATTTTGTACCATAAAGACATGAAGCATCGAATTCCAGGCATTAGGAGTTAAAAACACGCAAAATATAACCTCAGAATTCAACCTGGGCGACTAGGGTTTCACCCAGCGCCTAGGTTGGCAACCTAACTAAGGTTTCAATTTCTGAGACCATCTTAAATGGGTCAAACTTTGCATTCGGTCATGAACTAAACATACCACGAAATATTTGAGGCATTAGAATATGATTTGTAGAACTTTCATTTTTGAGCACCCGAAACACCTTGTGCCTGGGCCCTTAGCGCCCAGGTTTACAATTTTCCAACCTGGGCAACTTTCAAGCATCAAACCTGAAATCCGACGCATGAATCTTCTTCGTCTTCCTCAAAAAAGGGGAAACAAATGTTTTCAAGGAAGAAACAGACCAACTTGGGGGGTCAAAATAAGGGACAATGCGAATGTTAACCTGGGCCAATTTCGAGgagttttttcaaaaattcttcCAGACATATTCTCCTTTTTAATCAAAGATTAATATTCAAATATTTCTAGGGAACAAACAGAACTTCCAAGATGCCTGAAACTGGACCCAGTGCCTaggttgacatattgtcaactTGAGTTGTTCCCAATCAGTTTTTCCCTAAAGTATTATGGGAATTTTTTCCATCATCATTAATGATGAAGATACATGTAAACTCGGGAGAAAACCACAATTGCATGGGCCTAAAAACTAAGCCCAGCACCCAGGTTAATAATCAACCTGGTGCCCTAGTTTTGATCACTCAAATGTAAATTCTCCTTCGAGTATTGTCTCCAAAATGGTCAAAAATAGGGTAGGAGACCTCATCGTGAAGTTCAAGAACCTTTTAAGTGTCAAAACAACATACCAAAAGCTCCAAAAAGAACACCCAacacccaggttgacatatgGCCTGGTGCGCTGGGTTTAGCTTTGTTCGATTTGATTCTGTATCGATGGTTCGTCAAGTTTTTCATAATAATTGAAAGCTATGAAGTTAGAAGAGTCAAATTCACAACttcatattttcacttttctggCAAAGTGACTGTACTCGAAAACTGGGTAGTTCTGAGGCTCTCATTTGCGTAAAACATATATCTCTGAGAACTGGTGACTAGCTTCACCAAAACACAGAATTGGGCtaagtattatttattatttagataaccttataatattatttatttatgcaataaaaaataaactcttACAATTTTCCCTTATATTGTATAATTTAGAGGAAATTGCAcgctataccctttttatattgtcctcttttatttttaccctctttttttaaagtctatcatttttacctctttttttaaacattgtactaaTTTTTCCCTTGTCACtttaagatactctccatgtgactctcttatgtcagggtattttgggtacaatacatataaaaagaggtatgtttcaattaaatataaaattagagataaatttgatcaattgattaataaaagttgtatttttcaacttacccctttgAAAAGGGAAATTTACCCCCATTActgttttttccatttttttttcgtttGTACTGTGACACGGTGGAATTTACTTctgtactgtttttttttttttgaagtataCTGCCTTTGCAAACTTTAATATTCAAGGGTTTTTTGCTTTACACTTGTCACGATAGGGTTTTgccacttttttttaaaaaaaaaaagaaatcattttttattttttgatttgacGGTTTTCTACTCTTATCAAAAAGGTTAtgtacttttatatttttcttttattttttttttatttttttcgaatataaaatttttacttaTAACCCACTCTCCCATCAACTGTTCATCTTCTTCCCCCATTTTCAGTTTTCATTTACAGTTTCGAGTAGTGGGTGGTTTAtgcatttgaaaaaatttcaaatctcATCCCACTTTCTTAAACTTCCCTCTCATTTTTCCCcccatttttcttatttttgtctATAAATACCTTCATAATTGCTTATAATGGTCGTTACTCGTTCATCTCCATCTCCGGCTAAAGCTACAAAACCCACAAAACAATCACAGAAAATCAGACCCAAATCAAAAAtgggtaaaaaaaatattaaagacaACCCTCCTAGCCCCACTTCCCGTTCTGCTAAAAGAAAAACTCATGGTGGACCTTCGAAGAACACTCGAGGGAAAAGACCTCGAACTGTGGTTGAAAACTCAGACTCAGATTTTGAGTTGGAATCTGAATTTCTTAAGTCGCCTGTCTCTGTGAaggtattttactatttatcttttgttgtttttgattttttttttgttaaattcgaTTTTTGAAGTTCATATAACTGGgtatatgtttgtttttgtctctgtatttgtaattgttttatatatcttatttgatttatttatgtgttttttttttatttttatttgttgttttgttggtgTTGTTTCGTTTTATTTTAGGGCAAGGGTAAATCCCCTGTAAAGGTGTTGCCATCATCAGGTGTGGCTGAGGAAATTCCTGTTAATAGGATTGTTGAGGTTTGCCATTTTATGCATTTtgttctatgtttttttttattgttttttttttattgttatttcgtAGTGTTTTATGGTGTTTTAGCAGTGTTTTTATTGTTCTGTTTTTAGGATTGGGAATGCAAGTACACCCGATCTCAATTCTATCATTCTAGAGTAGTAACATCTGGGTATTACTCTGTAATTGGAGACATTAAGAGAATTCTAACTGAAAGCCaattggaaattttttcaaaatctgtGTTTGGTTATTTTCTTCGGATTCCCGAGTACATAATTCATTACCAATTGCTTCATTGTTTGCTGTTGAGGGAGGTTTAACAGCCTAATGGGTTGGagttttgggtttgtgtccaagggAAATATCTTAGGTTTAGTATCGAAGAGTTTGCGTTGGTCACCGGGTTAGATTTTATTATTCAGACTGCTTTTATTGCTGACAATCTTAAGGATAACGACGATCTTGCAGTCAAGTTGGCTGTCTTGTATTTTGTGCAGTGTTATTTGCTGGGTGGTCCCCCGGGTAAAGTTGTTTCGTCTAAGGAAATAGATGTTGTCGATAGTGGTCGATATAATGAATTTGGTTGGGGCAATCATTGTTTTGATATCACTATGCATTCTTTGAAGGGTAAGATAGATTCTGGTTATAAGAGGGTAGTTCGTAGTGACGAGGATGGTGGGTATTACAGGTTACTAAGTTTTCCTTTGGCTATTCAATTCTGGTTTTTCGAGTGTTGCCCGTACGTTATTGGGAAACTTTCGTTGTACTCAAATGTTGGCATTCCAAGGATTTTGAATTGGCCTAAACTACCCAAGGACAAGGAGGGTCAGGTGAAAATGGATGTCATGAACACCCTCATTTTCGATCGGTCTTTGAAAGAGGTAATTCTGTTATTTTTTACACTatttctactgttgttttaatgttgtttttgtgtacATTAGTTATACTTTATGTTttgattgttgttgttattttataatttcagtttcatgtgcatattttttttttttggtttttgttgtttCAGTTAAAATTACGAAACATCACTCCAACTTCTGTTGAGAGATTGAGTTTGAGCCTTACTGATTTTTTCTCTGGTGAGACTACTCCCGATGCtgtcaaattcaaaattaaagggGGTTCCAAGTCTGTTGGTCAACCTGGCTTGATGGGTGCTTCTTCATCATCTGCTCATGAGAATGTCTCCCGAGTTGAGTTTGAGGAATTAAAAAAGAGTCTATCTGTTGTTGTCAGCCAGCAAGGGATACTTATGAAATACATTCTTTGAGATGAACAAGAAGTTGGACATTCTTATTGAGGTGTTTTTTTAATTGTCTTTActtttttctgttatttttttagtagtgtttttatgttgttttatacagtaaattaattttttaagttttttttgttCTCAGTCATCCCAAGGTGGTCATACTCACAATGGATCTCAGTCTGAAGATGCTTTTCGTTCTTCAGAAAATGAGGATGATGAAGATTCCACTTCAGAGGAAGATGAGGATGATAAAATCGAGGATGACAAAGGAGATGAACAGCATGACGATGAAactgatgataatgatgatgatgatgatcttgaTGGAGCTGGTATTGGTGCTGGTCATGATGAGGCTCACACGGGGGATGTTCGTAATGATGAGGGTGTTGTTGTCCCTGAGGTTGTTTCGAGGGATGATGATACCGGCAAGGTGGATGATGCCAAGAATTCTGACCCTCTGGAACCTGTTGCAGAGATCAAACAGGTGTATTTCTTGTTTggccatcattttttttttgtgcccTTTGTGTGGATTTTGTGTTTTGagtttgttttaatagttttttaatgttgtttttgttgtcagCCTGAACAGTCTCAAGGTGGGGAGGAGAACATTGATGTTGATGCAACAATTGCATCTGCTGTTAAAGCTGTGGAGAATTTGGTTtgtatttctcttttttttttctttgtaatttGTGTTTATATGATATTCTATTGTTGTTTTAATAGTGTTTTGATTGtactttttgaaataaaaaataaggcttctttttttcctttttcttttttagattgGTTCCTCAACTCATGTCCCTGCTTCTGTTGAGACTTCTGAGAAGACTGATCTTGAAATGGTTGTTTTTCAAGAGACTCCTATTTTACGTCCTCAAAAGAGGGATCGGAAGAAAGGAGCTGTTTTGAAATCTCCATTCATTGAGCTTGCTTCTGGTGCATCTAAATCAGGTTCATCCTCAGTTTCTCCTGATGATTCTGTTTATAAGGTCGTTAAATATGTGCGTGGTTTGTGCCCGTTGGACAACAAGATTGGTGAACCTGTCGATCCGCAATTGGAAGCTGAGTTTGTCACGTGGGTTGATACAGGTCTTAGAAAGCATAAATCTAAGTAAGTATTTTTGTAGGTGTTTTCAGTTATATATCTCTTATTTTTttccatttagtttttaattttttatttgtgttttaatatttttttgtttgtttttttttagcaCAACAACTAATGTGTATTGTAAGGGTAAGGACACAATATTTTCGCCATTTCGTTTTGGTGTTGAGGACATTAGCAACAAGATGTGGTTTCACAACCTTGCCTACCCTAATTGTTTCCTTACCAAttctgtaagttttttttttattattattatttatatatttttgttgttttttttttttatgtttttaagtgttgttctgttagtttttttataagtttgaatgattttttactaaattttttttcttgtacaGCACATTGACATTATTTTCTACTATCTTCGTAAGAAAATAATGTACTCAGCCGAGCCGAAAATCAAAGTCACCACAACTGATTGCCTTTTTTGTTCTAGCATAACAAGTTTGTATGAGAAGTTTGTTGAGAAAAACAACGATATATCGGTGTTGTCTCTTTCTCACAATGTGGCCCAGTACATCCAAGGTGGTAAGATATTATGTGCCACTCCTTGGCATTTGGTTGATCATGTTGTTATGCCTATCAATGTAAAATTACAGGATCATTGGATTTGTGGTCGTCTAAACATAGTTGACAGGCGGATATATCTGTACAATTCATTGCGTTCTGGAAGGTATATGACAGCTGCAAAAGAGGCTTGTAAGcctttttctgttattttaccATATTACTTCTCTATGTTAGACTTCAAAGGCCTTCGCAACGAAGCTAAGTTTAGCACGATGGAACCGTTCcctattgttgttgttgatggtTTATCCGAGCAGGTCAGAGCGTAAGTTTTATGTATAGTGTTCAATGTTTTTCActgtttgtttgtattgttatgTTTTTATTATGTGACTTTGATTTTTATTAGTGTTCTCATAGTGTCTGTTTTTGtgttttcttattgttttttttCCAGTGATTGTGGTGTTTTTGTAGCATCATTTGCTGAGTATTTCATTGATGGCAAACCCATCCCATCCTCTGGTTTTGATGTGGAAATTCACCGCGATCGTTTGGCTGTGTTATTTTATCAATATGGCATGAAGAAGCAACTTGAGAACATTGAAAGTGAATACGAGGCCCCTCCCAACCTTCCCAAGAAGTGATTTGTTTTTTCAATCAGACTGTCATTGTTCTTAtggttttttaatgttgtttgtatgtttttttatgttgttttcgaaaAACAAACATTGGTGTTCTGTTATGTTTTCTTACGTTTTGTGTGGACAATATGTAAtctttatttttgtatgtttttttttcttcttcttatgtaCAAACAAgttgttattttaaatttgttagtattttcatttcacATCCCttctttttatgtttttttttcttatagtttCTCTGTTTTTTTGAATACAAATATTCATTTTAGTATTAAAAACACAAACTGTTTCAATAATaaacttcatatatatattcaatttagtATCCAACATCTTTTAATATCCAATCTAAAGTATCATCAAATCCCAATGTAATCaatgttttcaaataaaaactgTATTCCCTTCGTattttagaaatttaaattCCTCAATATCTCATTCTCAAAACGTATGTgtagttttcttttgttttccaCTGTTgttctgttgttgtttttattcccTTCTACGTCTTCTGCTgcatgttcttttgttatgccCCAGTTCACCACATTTGCTGCACTTGTTGTGTTGATCCTTTTCCCATCCAGCCTTCCTTCTTAATGTTTTTGGTCTTCCTGATTTTACTCTTTCATGCGGAGGCAAGACTATAATATTCTTCACTTCTTCCGGTACCTCCCACTCACTTTGGTGTCCTATTGGGTAAACTGTCCTTGAATAAGTTGCCAGCcaattttttttgtgtagtaaTCTGAACAGTAGGTGTACGGGTCCATGCTCATCTCCCTCATCACGGCCACAGCGTGCCCGCTTGGCATTTCATCTATTTGGAACCTGTTGCACGTGCATGTTCTTTTTTCTAGGTCTACTTCCCACGATTCTTTTATTCTTGTTACCTCAAACAAGTAATTTGTTGTTTCTTTAAcctgttttaaattttattacaaaaaaaaaaacaaacatagcTGATATTGTTACAACAACAatacaaaactattaaaacaacaCTACAACAACACATTtacttactgttttttttttttaaaaaaaaagaagcataATTAATATGTTACCTCCAGATTCAATGAGTATGTGTAATTTTTCAGCAGTATGTCTTCTCCAGTTGGTGATAGCTTAGTGAAGGTGTTGTGTGCTTTTGTCCTATTAGTATGCGTCCATTGTTGCACCAATGCTCTCAAGCATTCTAGCAGCGTTGTAATTGGTAGCTCCCTTGCTGCCAAATTTGCAGCGTTCAGTGATTCTGATATGTTTGAGGTCATTGTAGAATACCTCTTGTTTTGGCTATGAATTCTTGACCACTTTTCATAACCGACTTTTTTTAGGTAAGGTCTTATGCGTTTGTCCAATCCATCCAATTCAGCCATGTGGAACTCGAATTGCTTTTCTGTGTAGGCTTTGACTGCTCCAAAGAATGGCAGATTGTATTTGGCAGCATGTTGATTGAAGCTTGTTTTAAGGTTGCTCAAAATGTGGTAACCGCAGTAACTGTGTGTAATTTCTGGATAGATTTCTCTTGCTGCTTTGATGAGGCTTTCATTCCTGTCTGAAATTAGGCATTGGTGTTCCCGGACCCCATAcgcttctttaaattttttgaagaacCATTTCCAAGATTGGTCATTCTCAGAATCTGTAACACAAAACGCTAGTGGAAAAATATGACCTGCTGCATCTTGTGTGCATGCGCACAACAAAGTTCCCCCATAAGCTGCTTTGAGGAACGTTCCGTCCATAACAACTATCGGTCTGCCTGCTCCCCACCCTTTTATGGATGCATCCAACGCCATGAAAACAAAGAGCAAGCTGTTGTCTTCTGTTGTTTTCAGATCGACAAATGATCCCGGGTTTGTTTTTTCCACCATGTGTAAGAAACTCGGTATTAGGCCGTACGAGTCACTAGCATTACCTCTCAAGTCGTTTACTGCATGTTCCTTACTTCTCCAAGCTTTCATATAGTTCATTTTGATGCCATACCTGTATTTCAACTCCCCTTTTATGTATATCGGTGTTGCCTTTGTCTTTATGTTCAAGAACTTCGGTTTTATGCATTCCCCTATCAGTTTCGACGTTGCTTGCCTTTGGTCTTCATGCCTAATATTTATGGGGCATGTGTGGATATTTGAGAACctattaaaacaaaaacaacattaaaaaattattaaaacaaaaacaacaaaaacaacattaaaaaactattaaaacaaaccTGTTGCAGAGATCAAACAGGTGTATTTCAATACAAAGTGTGGAAAAAGGGCATTTGTTCAGGTtgacaacaaaaacaacattaaaaaactattaaaacaaaccTCCTGATTATGAATGTGTTTGTTGGGCCATTTCTCGATGCTCGTAGTGACCAGTTGCAGCTTTCGTAAACACATTTCAGACTGTACTCTTGAGAGCAGGACTTCCACACTTTTTACTGAAAGTTGTTTTTTATTGCGTAGTAGCTGAGGACATTCTTTAgagtttctttgtctttgtatgccTGTCCTTTTTCCACTTCGGGGTGATGCTTGTCTGTTATTAACTTTGCATTGTTGATGTCGATTTACGGATCCGGTTTTTACCGGTGTTTTCAAGTTTTTCTACCATTTCTTGAAGCAGCATTTGCATAGTCAATTATGTCGAATTTGTCGTTCTCATCTTCTATTGTTTCTGATTGTTCCCCTTTTTCTGTTTGCTGTCCCGTTGTGTATGATTCTGTTgttgttatgttgttttcaagcgttgttgtgttgttttcgaTCATTGCCACATTATATTCATACGGTGTTGTTGTGGATATCAAATTTGGTGTTGCAGCAGGTGTTGTGTTGTTGTTGTGCTGGTTGACGCATAGTGGATATGTGGTGAAATCTGTTTCCTTGATTTTCAATTCCAAGTAAAAGTAGAGGCTTCGATCGTTGCATATTTTGATCGGTGGTATTCCTTCTTTAGCTTGGTACTGTATTTGTAGTGTTGTGCTGGTGTTTTCGCACCCCAATGAAGTAAGCAGTATTTGCAGTAGCTCTTCGTAGTTGCATTTTGTTGGTATGAATTCTCCACTAGCCACATAGTTCACATAATTGTGATCTTCATTccattgtccattgctcttGATGAGTACTGGTAGACATTCCATTACCTGTCATTCCAGTGTCTTATTTCATGTTAAAACAATAGtacaacaacagtaaaacaatagcaaaacaacaaaacaaaacaacaaaacaaaatcaacaaaaaaatgatacaacaacaataaaacaacaGAAAAACAACCAAATAAGACtacctattatattttttattagtttttcttATTCTATTTGTTTGATACATATATGTAGGAATGTTTTTGTATTACTAACCGCAAAACAACATTAGAACAACCCTAATTTTTTGTATGAACAATTGTAGTAATTTGTCaactatttttttcaaatcattttgCGTTAGAAACATCAAATTAACAATAGAACAACcctcatttatctttttgcatcataaattaaagaatatcacatttgtatttttgttttttttttattaaacttcagatctaaatctggggttgttttttttttttagtttcttaagaattaaattaattttgggtttTGTTGTGTTTACCTCTGTTATTTGGGGGGACAATGTTCTGTAATTCTTGTTGTTCGATTATGCTTCCATTTACCAAAAACTCTTCGCCGGACttaatggttttttcttggtTATCTCTGACTCCGGCGACTCCCTACACACGAAGCAGGTCGTTTCCCCGTATTTTTTACTGTTCACAGTATAAATGTTAAGttgttgggcttgggcagtacaaaagtaaagaaaatgggctggggcagtaaaaaagttatttttaccgtgtcccagtatttttgtaaagttttggtccaaaaacagtatatatgtaaatttccctttcaAAAAGGTATGTTGGGCCAATACTACTACGAAGTTACAGGCCCAAGAGTCGAAGAAGAGAGAAGAGTAAACCTCGCGGTCTAGAGTTGACTCACATCCCCACAGCTCGTTCGTCTTCGCATCTTGGGCCACATACCAAAGGAAACAGAATAAAAAGCGCATGTGTACGTGGCAATCTTTAATTGGACGAAGCAACCGTAGTCTCCCTGTGATTGGCCAGTGTATACAAAAACCACGTTGCATATCGTAGTCACGAAACAAAGTCCGTCAGTTTCCACTTCGGACCCCATTTTTATAACTGAACAAACTTTCACGCCCAGCTCCCCCGGAGAAAGGAAGGAAGTAAGGAAAGGAAAGTGCTTTTGATTTTCCTAGAAAACATTTTCTAGGTAACCAAACAAACATAACAAACATCAACTTTATATCTCTTCTCAGACGGATCCTCATCCATTTTAACATTTTTCGGATCTGAGCTCGCACGTCTTCGATGATGGCGCGTCGAAGCTCGAAGCTACTCTTCTTATTCTGCGCTCTCTGCTACGTTCTCGCCGTCATTGCCGGGTTCGCTTTCTCTTATCCTAGTTTCCTTTTCTCTCTTTTGAACTTTTATGCGCAGATTGAATTATACTGATACGTGTTAGTTATGCGTTTATTGCTGTAGAAAGAGTTATTATGATATACTTCAAGTGCCGAAGGGGGCATCAGACGATCAGATCAAGAGAGCTTATAGGAAGCTTGCGTTGAAGTACCATCCTGATAAGAATCCAGGCAACGAAGAGGCTAACAAGCGATTCGCTGAGATTAACAATggtaatttcgttgtttaattGTGGATTTTTTTTGTAGATTTGTGATGGTTTAGGGTTAATTAATGTAGATTGTTTTTGGTTTTTGATTGGTTAGCATACGAGGTTTTGAGTGATAGCGAGAAGAGGGGTATATATGATAGGTATGGAGAAGAGGGTCTAAAACAACATGCTGCTAGTGGAGGAGGAAGAGGTGGAGGAATGGGTGTGAACATCAATGACATATTTTCCAAGTAAGTTTCTTTCCTTTGGGGCTTGAATGTTTATTACATGGAAATCATTTAAGTGGAAAGTAATAAAGTACACCATTAGCAATCGGAACTAGGAGTTGTTTTTGTTTGTTCTGTTGTTAATGCACTAAACTCAATTGCTCAGTTAGTTTCCTGAGCTGCTTCCCTTAGATATTTTAATGTCTCCACTTTGCCATCTTTGTATCTTATGGTTTTGTGGTGTGGATATTTTTTCTAGTTTCTTTGGTGGAGGCGGCGGTGGTGAAGAGGAAGATAGAGTTGTGAAAGGTGATGATGTGATTGTAGATTTGGAAGCTACACTAGAAGATTTATACATGGGAGGATCACTGAAGGTGAGAAGTGAATGTAATTAAGAGATTTGTGATTTTACCTGCTTAGTAATTAGTATGCTATTGCCTTGCTATATTTCCACTTTGCCATGTTTTGTGTCTTCATCATTTATGTGAGGCTAAGTCATTGAGTTGAATGTTAGGTTTGGAGGGAGAAGAATGTGATAAAGCCGGCACCTGGAAAGAGACGTTGTAACTGTAGAAATGAAGTCTACCACAGGCAAATTGGTCCGGGAATGTTCCAGCAGATGAC
This window harbors:
- the LOC133032519 gene encoding uncharacterized protein LOC133032519, which produces MVVFQETPILRPQKRDRKKGAVLKSPFIELASGASKSGSSSVSPDDSVYKVVKYVRGLCPLDNKIGEPVDPQLEAEFVTWVDTGLRKHKSNTTTNVYCKGKDTIFSPFRFGVEDISNKMWFHNLAYPNCFLTNSHIDIIFYYLRKKIMYSAEPKIKVTTTDCLFCSSITSLYEKFVEKNNDISVLSLSHNVAQYIQGGKILCATPWHLVDHVVMPINVKLQDHWICGRLNIVDRRIYLYNSLRSGRYMTAAKEACKPFSVILPYYFSMLDFKGLRNEAKFSTMEPFPIVVVDGLSEQVRA
- the LOC115704221 gene encoding dnaJ protein ERDJ3B encodes the protein MMARRSSKLLFLFCALCYVLAVIAGKSYYDILQVPKGASDDQIKRAYRKLALKYHPDKNPGNEEANKRFAEINNAYEVLSDSEKRGIYDRYGEEGLKQHAASGGGRGGGMGVNINDIFSNFFGGGGGGEEEDRVVKGDDVIVDLEATLEDLYMGGSLKVWREKNVIKPAPGKRRCNCRNEVYHRQIGPGMFQQMTEQVCEQCQNVKFEREGYFVTVDIEKGMQDGQEVLFYEDGEPIIDGEAGDLKFRIHTAKHDRFKRVGNDLHATVTITLVQALVGFEKTLKHLDDHLVNISSKGITKPKEVRKFKGEGMPLHFSTKKGDLFVTFEVLFPTSLTEDQKTKIKEIFG